Genomic segment of Mytilus edulis chromosome 12, xbMytEdul2.2, whole genome shotgun sequence:
CATTATGTGTATCTAGTGGAGCAAGATCAACCTACCATTCGAGAGAACTCGATATCACCTTTGTTTTTGACGACGGTCATGTTGATCAACGTAGTTTTCTATGCATTGTTTTGTAATTACACCTTTTTAGCCATTGCATTCTATTTCTCTATTTCAATTTTTGTCACCTTGGTATCTTCTGCTTTTTGTTCAGCCCGAACGTCTAATTAAAAGTAATACAGTAACTTGCCCTTAAATAGCAGGTCCAAGGAAGATGACAAACACTTTATATTGGTTCACTACAACACATCATATTTTGACTGATAAATGACGTCTGATGTAATAACTTAGCATTCACCAATACTTACATGTGAAGGAGTTCGAGGTCAAATGAatcatatattttctttattctatattttgtcattgtattgtattgtacatgtattgtattgtattgtattgtattgtattgtattgtattgtattgtattgtattgtattgtattgtattgtattgtattgtattgtagtattgtagtattgtattgtattgtattgtattgtattgtattgtattgccCTCAAGTCATCATGCGGATAACATATATATCACGTACAGTTGCCAAttcttaaaatttttattttactaataCTAGTAATTCAGAAACTGCCCAGGCCCCTTATAACACGAACTTATGGACCATGAAGAGACCAAAGTCAGATGAATTCTCCCAGATGGATATTTAGACCCTCAGAATTGAAGACCAAATTGGACGGACTTACACTAAATTATATATCAGTTAGAGGTCAACCATTCTAACTGTTCTTCTACTTCGAGGaaagataaaaaatatcaatatactgaccaatgaaccatgaaaatgaggtcaacgaTAAAGGAAAGTGAATAAATAGTGAAATGAAAACATGTCAAGGTTATAgatgataaacataaaattgaaaatggaaatggggaatgtgtcaaagagacaacaacccaaccatagaacagacaacagcagaaggtcaccaataggtcttcaatacagcgagaaactccagcacccagaggcgtccttcagcatACCTTGcaatattaatataaatacaaTAGTTGACCTTGTACTCAAACTAACTGAACATAGCAGTTGTAGAAGAGAAAAGACCTATTTAAACATTGTCCTTCCCAATAATAATATTGCATCCTAGTTAGAGTAATTCTAGAATACTATTTTGTTTCTAGAAAATAAAGCGTCACATCTATATCTTAGACAATGTtcagaacaagagtgcacacgctgaaatgtctcaccttctttactaatcatttatggttatgttgatagtcctaaatattaAGCTTAACTAcatatcacataaacttaacatgatccgataaaatgaggtcaaggtcatataaaccaaataaGAAATacgtgtacaccttacaatcatgcaATACACTAAATatggttgacctattgcttatagtttctaagaaacagacttaacaataaaactaaacattgacaaatgaaccatgaaaatgaggtcaaggtcagatgaaccatgccagacagacatgtaaagcttacaattctttcatacaataaatgaacaaataaagttgacctaatttacagtttaagtaaaacagaccaaaacacaaaaacacaaaaactgaacactGAGCAATTAACcctggaaatgaggtcaaggtcatataaaaccagagagactgacatgtacatcataaaatatgtccatacACCAAATGTGGTACACCTAtaatattgcttatagtattagaaaaaaagaacaatacTCAAAAACTTAACTCTGATTTgtaactgaaccatgaaaatgaggtcaaggtcagatgacacttgtcagctagacatgtaccccttacaatcattccatacaccaaatatagtagacctattgcatacagtataagaaaaacagaccaaaacacaaaaacttaactatataaaccactgaaccatgaaaataaggtcaaggtcaattgaCACCTGTAACTCTTTCCATACACCGATTATATACAAAACCTATTGcctatagtatctgagatatagacttgtccaccaaaacttaaacttgttcactgatccatgagaTGTGGTCGATATCATGTGAAAACTGTATGACGGACATGAGGACATTGcaatgcacataccaaatatagttatcctattactcataataagagagaaattaacattacaaatcTTAACTTTtatttcaagtagtcactgaaccaagaaaatgaggtcaaggacattaaTGGATATGTGACAGACCTAAACTTCGCagcatgaggcatctatatacaaagtatgtatgaagcatccaggtctttcaccttctaaaatataaagcttttaagaagttagctaacaccgctgTAGTAGCGGCTGTGGCCAGAACACTTTCCCTtagtcgagctttctgcgacaaaaatcGTTACCAATAGCATCACATTCCCACAATTTAtcatcacattaccatgatggTCAAAAGACTTGAAGAACACAACAACCTATGTAGTCTTTTATGCATTCCTtgagccatgaaaatgaggccaaggacatGCGACATATGTCTGACTGAACCTTAACATCAAAAGGCATGTTTATGGATGTAATATAATTTGTTTAGCTTTTCCACTTTCTGTTTATAAAACTCTAAACAAACTTTTTATTCAAAGTTTCTATATAAGTAACCATGTCTCAAATCCTACAACACTCCTCACGTCATTAAAGTAAGACAATAGTCTCTGTGGATAAAAAATCTTGCTAAAAGCTTTTaaaactgaaccatgaaaatgtggctATGCAATGCTAATAGTAAGTTAGCAAAATTCAAATTGTCTAATTCTCAATCATATTCATGaaacttaaaagctttatatataGCTTCATAACATTACAGCATTTGAGGCTTAACTTAACAAGACATTTTGTTTAAGAACACAGATAAGAACCTTTTCATGTGTTGGTGTATATGCTTTTCCAGagatatatgtgtatatatgtctctggcctttcttaaatgttttcttattatttagAAAATTAGGTGTTAAATCAAGGTCTTTGATAACTTTGCTTTAAATTATTCactttttaatctttaataggaAGATTTATAGCTTGATATTGTTTAGACAGCTCTCTATCATTGAAGACTGTATTTTGCCCACTTAAATCccattctttaaaatatatagaGTTTTTGATCTGTcacatcaaaaaataaaaattgaaaataaattcaatcttgttttcttaaaatataacagaatataaaaaataaatggtagATTTACAGTACTATCCAGGCTAATGATCTTGCTTCGAAATGAACATGCCTATGCAGAAAGATATACCTGTATATATCAGACTTGAAGACATTTTCAAATCCTCAAttcagacaattatatttttctattctttatttgtaAAATGTATCTTGAATGTATTGAACATATCCAAGATGACAGTACCTCACATATACAAACATGGAATCTCATAAAACAGTGAGAGAGGCATAAACACTGAAACATTAAACtgataatttattcattcattaacataaaatattttgaactctatcaaatttcaaaatctagGTCCTCATCATTCAAGTCATCAActttaaacaaatgttttgtaCCTGGCTGTTTCTGGATACAATTCATGACGATTTCTGTGTCATCTGCATTATTGCTGAGAGGAAACTTTTGTTTGTTTGCTGAGTTACCTCCCTTTTTCATAATAGAACCTGTTGCATTAGTATTAGTATTTATAGGATATAAGACATTACTTGAAAAATTAGTAACATTGTCTTGGGACAATTTGACCCCATTCATGACTTTGGGAGAAAATAACTCTTCTTTCTTGAAGGCAGGAAATTTGTTTGTGACAAACCCTTTAGGTGACCTCtcaattttatgatgaaaatatttttggCAATTTGAAGAGTCAGACTCTTCTTCTTGTGATGACTGAGATTCCTGAAACTTTTCGACGGGATTAACAGTAAAATATATGCCCTGATCATCATCACTATCATCACTAGAGCTCATGGTCTCGTCCTCAACAAATTGTccccatttagaactcttggctTCAATGGTAGTTGTTGATTCCTTCGATTTTACTGTTTCTTCTTGATTTATCCTGGAGTCAAAAATATCAGTCaattttgatgaattgtttattcCTGTGTCATTAACACCTTCAGATGGGTAACCATAACCTCTAACCTTTGCACTCTGACCTGTAAATGTTAAACTAGAAAAATCTTGTTTACTAGTACTACCTTCTGCAAAAGGTTTATCTGTTTTGTGATTAAGCTTATTTCtacttttgattttgttgtatatattcTCGTCAGATGCTGTATCCATAGCAACAGTTTGTTGTTCTTTGAAAGGATGTATAGCCCTAAAATTGTTTGCAGATGATGTAGGATTGTCTTTGGAATATTCATCACTTCTTTTGGAATTTTGTTGCcagtttctgaaaaaaataacgataatcttattatgataaaatgaaaacacttttttGTTAGGATAATAAAAATACCACTTCTTTCAAGGTTTTcatttatttacctgtgcacatTATTGCGAAAGCtggtgtcatcatgaatgttacatttcatttgaaattaaagaaccttaCTGAGTGGGCTAACATATCCCACgcccccacattgtcactggacaaacaaaataactgtaagaaaaaaaattaaatcataatttcctgtcgatatcagtggtcgatatgcacatctacattaAGTATATCCTTGTAAtctaaaaggtttcatgaaattatgttgtgtggtttcagaggagttgcaatgacaaactgttgcagtagtatattgagacaaataagttcaaaggggtgcaactcctagaaaaaaactCGATTCATTGTAATTTCAACTGttaaactgttgcagtagtatattgaggcaaataagttcaaaggggcgcaactcctagaaaaaaatctgaatcataatttcctgtctatatgcacatctacatagtgcCACTTGACATATATGGAGAAGACGttctaagttgtaaaacttgtgtccaatcctattgtcaatgttttttttggacaataaaatatgtttaaacttagtGCCAAAGAAGTTTTATGTTTTTAGATTTGGTCTGAATAACAGCTCTCACTTCCCAGgggtttcattatttttttagacTGGTGGTACCTTTCAGATTTTAGGGGGAACCAAACCCAAAGGGCGAGTGGTCTGGGGGCCGCCTAAGGCCCCCAGTGGGTCCAGGGCTAGCCCTGGTAGGGGGGCCAGGGGGGCAAAGCCCCCCGGAAGCTCCTGGATTTTAGGGATTTCAGCCttaattttttactttaaaaaatagggaaaagtCTGTAATATTTGCTTCAATTTTGGGTAAGTTaacattgaattgttttttttttctagagTAATTATCTGAAAATACATTgcttataattattttgtaatcAGTTATAAAATATGTATGGTCTAAAATCTCGTCAGATAGTATATTTTGTAAACGTAACAGTTATATATGTTACTTCAGATTGTTTCACGAAGTCTTACACTAAAAATTTCCTGCAGACAGCAGTCATTTaaatcacaacatagaacacaTATCGAGAAAACGGTGATCAGGGACAACGTACGGTCCAACGGAAAACGAACTGATTTGATACAATTAACGATTTTCTGAATTTCATAGAATGTTCACCTTTATTAAaccttttattcataaaataatctGTGATACAAGCTGCTTTCCTTTTCTTAGACATAgttatgttgttgttgtttaaatTCATCAACAATTTGCTGCTTGAAAATATAGTGCTAAATCATTGCATTTTAAAGCACTCTTACGATACAGATACAGACACGTGGTTTATAAGTATCACTTCTCCTTACTTTGGAGGTGTACCTAAATTGGCAGAAGATATATCTATACtttaacgcggacctcgacgaagacaccttTAAACATACACATGAACGGCGTACACGGAGATTATCACTTTAGGAAAGAAAGAAATTAGATTTGAACCAAACGATTTCAAAAGAAttttacacattattttttttggtatttttattttttctgccGGTACCAGACGCTTCCGTAGGCgggtaaaagtaccgggtaccgGCTCTTAATGAAAGCACCGACTTCCTCCCATGTTAACACCTTAAAAGGCGTTTAATGTTGTCAAAAGACTCTAATTACCTCTTTCTAGccattcttttttgtttttgaaaaccATCAAATTTACTTTTATCTGTTGTGTACATTTCTTCTCCTGACTCATCTGGCTGATTTGTTGTTTccgagttatctcccatttcttCTGTAATATCCACATACTTTGACCACTTCCCTGATTCTGTCTGAGGTAATTTTTCATTCCTTTCAgcttcatcatcatcattaataTCATTATCATACTGAATAATATAATTAACCAGAATTGTTAGTGAACTTATAAAAGTATACTTTTGCCAATCAAAttcagttatctccccttatctcCCCTGAACATGTTTTGAATAagattatatttattcaatacctACTACATAAAACATTTATGTTACTGGTGAAAAATTACTTTTTCCCCCctttaaattaaattaagttttaattttaaatcagaattgaCAATTGTGATTGCTGAAAAATTATTGAATAATGATTGTAGTTGTCATGGAattgtaatttatttataatattataatcaaacaaaaatgAATGCAAAGGGCGATTAAAAACCCAGACCCAACCAAATGATCAAAACTATttctataaagaaataaaaatttgaccTAAATCCAAATATGTTGTTTTAGGACATATTGATTTCAGATTCAGTCATGTTTGGCAAATATGACTGTTTCCGGGACCTTTCGTACTGTATTTACCTGTATGAATGAACAACTGCTTTGACCAGCATCTGTTGAGGCGCTACACTGGTTTTCAATTGTATCCCTGTTTCCTTGTTCAGCTCGTAACAAATTTAGTTTCTGTACATGCTGTCTACAATCATAACCAGATCCTCTTCCAAATACCTGCTCAAATGTAAACACATTAAAGAATTAAAGGGGTTATATTAGCACTTGTCAAttcatatgtggagcaggatctgcttaccctttcagagcacctgagatcaccctaagtttttggtggggtttgtgttgcttattctttagttttctatgatgtgtcaaatgtactattgtttgtctgtttgtctttttcagttttagccatggtgttgtcatggttgtcagtttattttcgatttcgagtttgactgtccctctatcATAACTGTGATGGTTTGTAATATAGATATATGAGCAGGAATGGTTAAATACATGATCATTCAATTGGAGATTTTTCGcaaaaaatatttacaacaaaaagCAGATATCTTCAAGTCAAAGGTTTAaatttatgtggttttttttttaatagctgTTTTTGATCATCCATAACAATTTCTGTTTTAGTAGGGAATtgtttagggctattccagaaaaaatgtatggggggggggggggggggttggaaggcacattgtattaataatacatgggtgatgggtagcagagcaacttttcacactataatgcagtataattctcaattacaattgtctgggtggcgggtgctgacaaaaactgccttacACCCCCCCACACATTTTTTTCTGGTATAGCCCTTACATGATTCATCTGAATTACAAAAATAGCGAAACTATATCTTTTGTGAAAAATTCTCTTTCTAACAGTATGTATTTCTCCTAAAACATAAGACAAGTGAGATAAAAACTAGaactttgttatatattttcatatagatATACCCATCTTTTAATCATTGACTATAATTTAAGAtctaagtacatgtatttgtaagaAAAGATATAAGTGACTGGACATGCTAGATTGGGTTTGGTGACTGTGTAGACTGTAGCTTttttgaggcccctcatgggggggtcctagtaatcacataatcaccatttttttgccaatataatcacataatcattaaatatttgcttatctttagtaatcaaataatcataaactaaaaatacagtcctaggtaatcaaataatcatgaaatatttggcttaataatcaaataatcattaaaaaaacggccaagtaatcacataatcaaaaaccccatgagggccctctttTTTCAATATGTTCAAAAAAATAGTCTATAGGTATTTTTAATCGtaataataacttttttataatGTCCAtagacaaatatttcatgcattggTAGATTAAACAAGTTGGGTGGACTAATGGgcaaggccataaaaaagaataggtttgttttcccaaacgctacctacccagaaaaaagctgcctactcaaattcttttattgtcctgatttgaaaaagtttttttttaatcagataggcatgaagactaacaAACACCggatacttcaatttctctttttgaaaaaaaaaagaaaatgccttcctacctacccactgtctcaacctttgggtagggtttgggcaaaccaaaatatttttaattgtggcccaaAGGACAGGAAGATTTGATTGCCATTGgattgatcgattgattgttggtgttttaactcCATTTTTGGGCTATTTCTTGGCGGGTCAGTTTTTATTTAAGGAGGAAGACGGAATGCCCAGAAAAACACCTGAttttcgataggaaaactgacaatagTAGTCAATTAttattggagtcaagtgcaccagCATGGGCAGGGTTTGAAgtcacaacatcagtgttgaccGGCTAGTCATGCTAGTGATTACACTGGTAGAACTACTGAGCCACTTGGCCACCAAGGCTCCTAACTGCCATTGGAATGAGTTTATGTTTGATATAGGTAGAAATTTAATAATTACCTTTTTAATGGACTGTTTTTCACCACATAATTTACAGTtccattttgtagatttttttactTGATGGACTTGAAATGTCTGACACTTGTAGCACTGTAAAACATTGAACTCTTGAGGCATCTAAAATcagaaatacaattttataataaaacaaaagagtgcacacgctgaaatgtctcgccttctttactaatcattgatattatgttgatagtcctaaatataaagctttattacaactgtcacataaactcaacattaaccaagaaaacaaaTCATTGATCaacgaaccatgaaaattagatcaaggtcagatgaaccatgccagatagacatgtacagct
This window contains:
- the LOC139498837 gene encoding MRN complex-interacting protein-like, with the protein product MPQEFNVLQCYKCQTFQVHQVKKSTKWNCKLCGEKQSIKKVFGRGSGYDCRQHVQKLNLLRAEQGNRDTIENQCSASTDAGQSSCSFIQYDNDINDDDEAERNEKLPQTESGKWSKYVDITEEMGDNSETTNQPDESGEEMYTTDKSKFDGFQKQKRMARKRNWQQNSKRSDEYSKDNPTSSANNFRAIHPFKEQQTVAMDTASDENIYNKIKSRNKLNHKTDKPFAEGSTSKQDFSSLTFTGQSAKVRGYGYPSEGVNDTGINNSSKLTDIFDSRINQEETVKSKESTTTIEAKSSKWGQFVEDETMSSSDDSDDDQGIYFTVNPVEKFQESQSSQEEESDSSNCQKYFHHKIERSPKGFVTNKFPAFKKEELFSPKVMNGVKLSQDNVTNFSSNVLYPINTNTNATGSIMKKGGNSANKQKFPLSNNADDTEIVMNCIQKQPGTKHLFKVDDLNDEDLDFEI